The proteins below come from a single Streptomyces tubercidicus genomic window:
- a CDS encoding BTAD domain-containing putative transcriptional regulator — MQIGMLGSLEVRTDDGVLAEVPGARLRALLIALALKAGHVVPKAALIDWIWGERPPADAANALQRLVSRLRKALPGGLVEGQTDGYRLRVEPDAVDAVRFERLVGQARHDDDPRRVRLLREALASWRGAAMQDVGLPDSTAFCAAVTRLEGLRLTAMEDRFDAEIGLGHGAELVTELTDLVAAHPVRERLVAALMRALVATGRDSEALLLYERTRETLAATLGVDPSPELAAVHLALLRGELGRRQEARKSNLRAELTSFVGREADVATVHELIADHRLTTLTGPGGSGKTRLATESAHTLLDDLPDGAWLVELAAIGADGDVAQATLAALGLRDALLGEAPDAEPTDRVIAAVREQAMLLILDNCEHVIESAAAFAHRVLGECRRLRILATSREPLGITGEALWPVAPLALPAEDAGPAGIESSPAVRLLRDRAVAVRKDLATDAHAMSAMARICRALDGMPLAIELAAARLRTMSLDQHAHRLDDRFRLLTGGSRTALPRHRTLRAVIDWSWELLTDAERRVLRRLSVFSGGASLEAAERVCADDAADAAQMLEFLTALTEKSLVLAEGDRAPRYRMLGTIKEYAAQRLAETGESDLTRRRHLTYFTELVEAADPHLRRAEQLEWLTALDIEHDNIAAAMRNALAAGEAQGAMRLAAAAGWYWWLGGHKAEGNELIMAATALPGEVADGTRAMVYAFVIMFMTSGLADQYQAEEWIHRAYDISRRLPRPHPALGFVAPLKRMLQAPDAFLPAFEPLLTDEDPWVRALARLHLGKMRIILGHDGRDADAYLETALTEFRALGERWGISFALSELAQRSAVRGEFAGACEYYEQAVAVVTEVGAIEDVVRIRSRQAQLYWLLGDADAGVAAMAEAQRSAERVAWPSALAELAMAKADLARWSGNPEQAHRQLDAATAMLGDDAERPNVRAVIQDLLGYLAEDLDKARAHRIAAFHAASEAGHAPLIAQVLVGIADLALRDHQYEQAARLLAASTAVRGLPDRSQPDVARIEHTARRNLGARRFTEATQAGTRTNWRDLATATLTP, encoded by the coding sequence GTGCAGATCGGGATGCTGGGATCTCTTGAGGTTCGTACGGACGACGGCGTCCTCGCCGAGGTTCCGGGCGCCCGGTTGCGCGCACTGTTGATCGCGCTCGCGCTCAAGGCGGGTCACGTGGTCCCCAAGGCGGCGCTCATCGACTGGATTTGGGGGGAGCGCCCGCCCGCTGACGCGGCAAATGCCTTGCAGCGCCTGGTGTCCCGGCTGCGGAAGGCGCTGCCGGGAGGGCTGGTCGAGGGGCAGACGGACGGCTACCGGCTGCGGGTGGAACCCGACGCCGTCGACGCGGTGCGGTTCGAACGCCTCGTCGGCCAGGCCCGTCACGATGACGATCCACGGCGGGTGCGGCTGCTGCGCGAGGCCCTCGCCTCGTGGCGCGGTGCGGCCATGCAGGACGTCGGATTGCCGGACAGCACGGCGTTCTGCGCGGCGGTCACCCGGCTTGAGGGGCTCCGCCTGACGGCCATGGAGGACCGCTTCGATGCGGAGATCGGCCTCGGCCACGGTGCGGAGCTGGTCACCGAACTGACCGACCTGGTAGCCGCGCACCCGGTACGCGAACGACTGGTCGCCGCGCTGATGCGGGCCCTCGTCGCGACCGGCCGCGACAGCGAGGCGCTGCTCCTGTACGAGCGCACGAGGGAAACCCTGGCCGCCACACTGGGCGTCGACCCCTCACCGGAGCTGGCCGCCGTGCATCTCGCACTGCTGCGGGGCGAGTTGGGGCGGCGGCAGGAAGCCCGTAAGAGCAACTTGCGAGCGGAGCTGACCAGTTTCGTCGGCAGGGAAGCCGATGTCGCCACGGTCCATGAACTCATCGCCGACCACCGGCTCACCACCCTGACCGGGCCGGGCGGCTCGGGGAAGACCAGACTGGCCACGGAATCCGCGCACACGCTGCTCGACGACCTGCCGGACGGGGCCTGGCTGGTGGAGCTCGCGGCCATCGGCGCCGACGGTGACGTGGCGCAGGCGACGCTCGCCGCGCTCGGTCTGCGGGATGCGCTGCTCGGCGAGGCACCGGACGCGGAGCCGACGGACCGGGTCATCGCCGCGGTCCGCGAACAGGCGATGCTGCTCATTCTGGACAACTGCGAGCATGTGATCGAGTCCGCGGCGGCGTTCGCGCATCGCGTGCTCGGGGAGTGCCGGCGGCTGCGGATCCTCGCGACGAGCCGGGAGCCCCTCGGCATCACCGGTGAGGCGCTGTGGCCGGTCGCGCCGTTGGCCCTGCCCGCGGAGGACGCCGGCCCCGCCGGGATCGAGTCCTCGCCGGCCGTCCGGCTGCTGCGGGACCGAGCCGTCGCGGTGCGCAAGGACCTCGCGACGGACGCCCACGCGATGTCGGCCATGGCGCGCATCTGCCGGGCCCTGGACGGTATGCCACTGGCCATCGAACTCGCCGCGGCCAGGTTGCGCACCATGTCCCTCGATCAGCACGCCCATCGGCTCGACGACCGGTTCCGCCTGCTGACCGGCGGCAGCCGCACCGCACTACCGCGGCACCGGACGCTGCGTGCGGTGATCGACTGGAGCTGGGAACTGCTCACCGACGCCGAACGGAGGGTGCTGCGCAGGCTCTCGGTGTTCTCCGGCGGCGCGAGCCTGGAAGCGGCCGAGCGGGTCTGCGCCGACGATGCCGCCGACGCGGCCCAGATGCTCGAATTCCTCACGGCACTGACCGAGAAATCGCTGGTACTCGCCGAGGGCGACCGGGCGCCCCGCTACCGGATGCTCGGCACGATCAAGGAGTACGCCGCTCAACGACTCGCGGAGACGGGCGAATCGGATCTCACGCGCCGTAGACACCTCACCTACTTCACCGAACTCGTCGAAGCCGCGGATCCACACCTCCGCCGCGCCGAGCAATTGGAATGGCTCACCGCGCTCGACATCGAGCACGACAACATCGCCGCCGCGATGCGGAATGCCCTGGCGGCGGGCGAGGCGCAGGGGGCGATGCGGCTCGCAGCGGCCGCCGGGTGGTACTGGTGGCTCGGCGGGCACAAGGCCGAGGGCAATGAGCTGATCATGGCGGCCACCGCCCTCCCCGGCGAGGTGGCCGACGGGACCCGGGCCATGGTCTACGCCTTCGTCATCATGTTCATGACCTCCGGACTGGCCGATCAGTACCAGGCGGAGGAGTGGATCCACCGGGCCTACGACATCAGCCGACGGCTTCCGCGCCCGCACCCGGCGCTGGGGTTCGTCGCCCCCCTGAAACGCATGCTGCAAGCGCCGGACGCGTTCCTCCCCGCCTTCGAACCGCTGCTCACCGACGAGGACCCCTGGGTACGCGCCCTTGCCCGGCTGCACCTCGGCAAGATGCGGATCATCCTTGGCCACGACGGCCGGGACGCGGACGCCTATCTGGAGACGGCACTCACCGAATTCCGCGCGCTCGGCGAACGCTGGGGGATTTCCTTCGCCCTGAGCGAGCTGGCCCAACGCAGCGCGGTACGCGGCGAGTTCGCCGGAGCCTGCGAGTACTACGAACAGGCCGTCGCGGTCGTCACCGAGGTCGGCGCCATCGAGGACGTCGTACGCATCCGGTCGCGGCAGGCCCAGTTGTACTGGCTGCTGGGCGATGCGGACGCCGGCGTCGCTGCCATGGCCGAAGCCCAGCGGTCGGCGGAACGTGTCGCCTGGCCGAGTGCGCTGGCCGAGCTGGCCATGGCGAAGGCGGATCTGGCGCGCTGGAGCGGCAACCCCGAGCAGGCACACCGGCAACTCGACGCCGCGACAGCGATGCTGGGCGACGACGCCGAGCGGCCCAACGTCCGCGCGGTGATCCAAGACCTGCTCGGCTACCTCGCCGAGGATCTCGACAAGGCTCGCGCACACCGCATCGCGGCCTTCCACGCGGCGTCCGAGGCGGGGCACGCGCCCCTGATCGCGCAGGTGCTCGTCGGGATCGCCGATCTGGCGCTACGCGACCACCAGTACGAGCAAGCCGCCCGGCTGCTCGCGGCGAGCACCGCCGTGCGCGGTCTCCCGGACCGCTCCCAACCGGATGTCGCCCGGATCGAGCACACCGCGCGACGCAACCTCGGCGCCAGGCGCTTCACCGAGGCGACACAGGCCGGAACCCGGACAAACTGGCGCGATCTGGCCACGGCCACCCTCACCCCTTGA
- a CDS encoding cytochrome P450, which produces MSQTAAIPHGLPVERDAGPFDPPRLLTRLRETRPVSPLVFPDGHEGWIVTGYEVVRQLMADTRFSSRQDIGVIHDAIEIPGMPTVTEPSPQVPGLFVAMDPPDHTRLRRKLTGAFTVKRMKQLEEHIVDIAEQQLDEMARLAPPVDLVKEFALPVPSLVICAMLGVPYADRESFQANSANFLNTDLSLDEKIAAYTELTTYLGELVTRKRATPGEDLLSDLALDSDLTIEELTGIAFLLLLAGHETTANMLALGTFALLEHPEQLAELRANPELLPGAVEELLRYLSIADNFYRYATEDIELGGETIGEGSTVVVSLLAANRDPRRFDNPDTLDIHRKARGHLSFGHGIHQCLGQQLARIEMRAGFAGLLRRFPTLKLALPADEVKLRTNMRIYGVHALPVTWAEAEAETETETATER; this is translated from the coding sequence ATGAGTCAGACGGCTGCCATTCCGCACGGCCTCCCGGTGGAGCGCGACGCGGGTCCCTTCGACCCGCCCCGCCTGCTCACCCGGCTGCGCGAGACCCGCCCGGTCAGTCCTCTGGTCTTCCCCGACGGTCATGAGGGCTGGATCGTCACCGGCTACGAGGTGGTCCGCCAGCTCATGGCCGACACCCGGTTCAGCTCCCGCCAGGACATCGGCGTCATCCACGACGCGATAGAGATCCCCGGCATGCCCACGGTTACCGAACCGTCCCCGCAGGTGCCGGGGCTGTTCGTCGCCATGGACCCGCCGGACCACACCCGGCTGCGGCGCAAACTCACCGGCGCCTTCACCGTCAAACGAATGAAGCAGCTCGAAGAGCACATCGTCGATATCGCCGAGCAGCAATTGGACGAAATGGCACGCCTGGCCCCGCCGGTCGACCTGGTCAAGGAATTCGCGCTGCCGGTGCCGTCCCTGGTGATCTGCGCAATGCTCGGTGTGCCCTACGCGGACCGGGAGAGCTTCCAGGCCAACTCCGCAAACTTCCTGAACACGGACCTGTCGCTCGACGAGAAGATTGCCGCGTATACGGAACTGACCACGTACCTGGGCGAATTGGTCACGCGTAAACGCGCCACCCCCGGCGAAGACCTGCTGTCCGACCTGGCCCTCGATAGCGACCTCACCATCGAGGAGCTGACCGGTATCGCCTTCCTGCTGCTGCTCGCGGGCCACGAGACCACCGCCAACATGCTGGCACTGGGCACCTTCGCGCTCTTGGAACACCCCGAGCAACTGGCGGAACTGCGCGCCAATCCGGAGCTGCTCCCCGGTGCCGTCGAGGAGCTGCTGCGCTACCTCTCCATTGCCGATAACTTCTATCGCTATGCCACGGAGGACATCGAACTCGGCGGCGAAACAATTGGCGAGGGATCGACCGTCGTGGTCTCCCTGCTGGCCGCCAACCGCGACCCGAGGCGTTTCGACAACCCCGACACCCTGGATATCCACCGCAAAGCCCGTGGCCATCTGTCTTTCGGCCACGGCATCCACCAATGTCTCGGCCAGCAACTGGCCCGCATCGAGATGCGCGCCGGTTTCGCCGGACTGCTACGCCGCTTCCCGACGCTGAAGCTCGCCCTTCCCGCCGATGAGGTGAAGCTCAGGACCAATATGCGGATCTATGGCGTTCATGCTCTGCCGGTTACTTGGGCGGAGGCCGAGGCGGAAACAGAGACGGAAACGGCGACGGAGCGGTAG
- a CDS encoding type 1 glutamine amidotransferase domain-containing protein, with protein sequence MQIAFLVAPEGVEQVELTDPWQAVHDSGDVPHLVSTKSGRIQAFHHLDKADTFPVDRTVDEADVADYGGLVLPGGVANPDALRMDKNAVAFVKKFFDRGRPVAAICHAPWTLIEADVVRGRTLTSWPSLRTDIRNAGGTWVDEQVKVCTAGNNTLITSRKPADLNAFCATFVAEFAQAGRAA encoded by the coding sequence ATGCAGATTGCTTTCCTGGTAGCGCCCGAGGGCGTGGAGCAGGTCGAACTGACCGACCCCTGGCAGGCGGTTCATGACTCGGGGGACGTTCCGCATCTGGTGTCCACGAAGTCCGGCCGGATCCAGGCGTTCCACCACTTGGACAAGGCCGATACCTTCCCGGTGGACCGTACGGTGGACGAGGCCGATGTGGCGGATTACGGCGGTCTGGTCCTGCCCGGTGGCGTGGCCAATCCCGATGCATTGCGGATGGACAAGAATGCGGTCGCTTTCGTGAAGAAGTTCTTTGACCGTGGCAGGCCGGTGGCGGCCATTTGTCACGCACCGTGGACGCTGATCGAGGCCGATGTCGTACGGGGGCGCACTCTGACGTCGTGGCCCAGTCTGCGGACGGATATCCGCAACGCCGGGGGCACCTGGGTGGACGAGCAGGTCAAGGTCTGTACAGCGGGAAACAACACGCTGATCACCAGCCGGAAGCCGGCCGATCTGAATGCCTTCTGTGCCACCTTCGTCGCTGAATTCGCCCAGGCCGGGAGGGCTGCCTGA
- a CDS encoding DUF998 domain-containing protein, with protein MFAGERSPHLARGLARTGDRPCREAWAALLLAAGAVLYNGWLLEYLLPTGLDPRHSYVSELYAADQPFRPLFGGIESLCAVFVAVGALLAYGSASDGWGRGGWLAMLGLGMSSVADVLLPMRCAPSVEPACAAVHPSHTVTSALAHFFVFAAMALLSRAAVTARPRLPLLRRWGPRVLALALPTAVCTVGPLFGRPGWHGIPQRAHLALVGVWFALLAVELARSSWGRRTGLVTSTGLREREEDVPVADAP; from the coding sequence ATGTTTGCCGGTGAGCGGAGTCCACACCTGGCGCGCGGATTGGCGCGAACGGGCGATCGCCCATGCCGGGAGGCATGGGCGGCCCTCCTGCTGGCCGCCGGCGCCGTGCTCTACAACGGCTGGCTGCTGGAGTACCTGCTGCCGACCGGGCTGGATCCGCGCCACTCGTACGTCAGCGAGCTGTACGCCGCCGACCAGCCCTTCCGTCCGCTCTTCGGCGGCATCGAAAGCCTCTGCGCCGTATTTGTCGCCGTGGGGGCGCTGCTGGCGTACGGGTCCGCGTCCGATGGCTGGGGGCGGGGCGGCTGGCTGGCGATGCTCGGCCTCGGGATGTCCTCCGTGGCCGATGTCCTGCTGCCCATGCGCTGCGCGCCCTCGGTGGAGCCGGCCTGCGCGGCCGTGCACCCGAGCCATACGGTCACCAGTGCACTGGCTCACTTCTTCGTCTTCGCCGCGATGGCGCTGCTCAGCCGGGCCGCGGTGACCGCCCGGCCCCGTCTGCCGCTGCTCCGCCGCTGGGGCCCGCGCGTCCTGGCGCTCGCCCTGCCGACCGCCGTCTGTACGGTCGGCCCGCTCTTCGGCCGGCCCGGCTGGCACGGTATCCCGCAGCGGGCGCATCTGGCGCTGGTGGGCGTGTGGTTCGCCCTGCTGGCCGTCGAGTTGGCCAGGTCGTCCTGGGGGCGGCGTACCGGCTTGGTGACGTCAACTGGCCTGCGGGAGCGGGAAGAAGACGTTCCGGTGGCGGACGCACCGTAG
- a CDS encoding S1 family peptidase, with protein sequence MSKARSHRATLAGVVLAGAVAALVTASAQPAAAVVGGDRAEIKKYPWTVALTSRDVKDPECAGTLVAPRKVLTASHCVSPATVDGVRVVGGREDLRDTRKGTVRKVAKLWIHPKAVTEGNGATYAHDLAVLTLNAPMPYRTLPLATPAQQKLYEEGTPNRVLGWGSTTGRDDDYRVPPLQTALIPNRGDEQCITAYGTRRYRAAYTMCIGYPAGGVSACNGDSGGPVVVRGRLVGVISGGGSCTSRLYPGVAVKSASYYSLLQSQIAG encoded by the coding sequence ATGAGCAAAGCGAGATCACACCGCGCCACCTTGGCGGGCGTGGTGTTGGCGGGGGCAGTGGCGGCGCTGGTGACGGCATCCGCCCAACCCGCCGCCGCGGTCGTCGGGGGAGACCGGGCCGAGATCAAGAAGTATCCGTGGACCGTCGCGTTGACGTCGCGGGATGTGAAGGATCCGGAGTGCGCGGGCACGCTCGTCGCGCCGCGCAAGGTGCTGACCGCGTCCCACTGCGTCAGTCCGGCCACCGTCGACGGCGTACGGGTGGTGGGCGGACGGGAGGATCTGCGGGACACCCGCAAGGGCACCGTTCGCAAGGTGGCGAAGCTGTGGATCCACCCCAAGGCCGTCACCGAAGGGAACGGTGCCACATACGCGCACGACCTCGCCGTTCTCACCCTCAATGCCCCCATGCCGTACCGCACTCTGCCGCTCGCCACCCCGGCGCAGCAGAAGCTGTACGAGGAGGGCACGCCCAACAGGGTTCTGGGGTGGGGCTCCACGACCGGCCGCGACGACGACTACCGCGTCCCGCCGCTGCAGACCGCGCTGATCCCCAACAGGGGCGACGAGCAGTGCATCACGGCGTATGGCACCCGCCGGTACCGCGCGGCCTACACGATGTGCATCGGCTACCCGGCAGGCGGAGTCAGTGCCTGCAATGGGGACAGCGGGGGACCGGTCGTGGTGCGGGGGCGGCTGGTCGGTGTCATCAGTGGTGGCGGCAGTT